In the genome of Gadus chalcogrammus isolate NIFS_2021 chromosome 21, NIFS_Gcha_1.0, whole genome shotgun sequence, one region contains:
- the LOC130374469 gene encoding rho-related GTP-binding protein RhoB-like — MADIRKKLVAVGDGACGKTCLLIVFSKDEFPEVYVPTVFETYVADIEVDSQQVQLALWDTAGQEDYDRLRPLSYPDTDVILMCFSVDSPDSLENISEKWVPEVKHFCPNVPIILVANKKDLRNDETVKYELSRLKQEPVKADDGRAMAMRIGAYDYLECSAKTKDGIWEVFETATKASLKQRRPGGCVNCCLLL, encoded by the coding sequence ATGGCAGATATACGGAAGAAGCTGGTGGCGGTGGGAGACGGCGCCTGCGGTAAGACCTGCCTGCTGATCGTGTTCTCCAAGGACGAGTTCCCGGAGGTCTACGTCCCCACGGTGTTCGAGACCTATGTGGCGGACATCGAGGTGGACTCCCAGCAGGTCCAGCTGGCGCTGTGGGACACCGCCGGTCAGGAGGACTACGACCGCCTCCGTCCGCTGTCCTACCCGGACACTGATGTCATCCTCATGTGTTTCTCAGTGGACAGTCCAGACTCCCTGGAGAACATTTCGGAAAAGTGGGTCCCAGAAGTCAAACATTTTTGTCCCAACGTGCCAATCATTTTGGTCGCCAACAAAAAGGATCTACGTAACGACGAGACCGTCAAGTATGAACTGTCGAGGTTAAAACAAGAGCCGGTGAAGGCGGACGATGGACGGGCGATGGCGATGCGCATCGGGGCGTATGACTATCTGGAGTGCTCTGCTAAAACCAAAGATGGGATATGGGAAGTGTTTGAGACCGCAACCAAGGCATCCTTAAAACAAAGACGACCGGGTGGCTGTGTGAACTGCTGCCTTTTGCTGTGA